Proteins from one Mycobacterium adipatum genomic window:
- a CDS encoding TetR/AcrR family transcriptional regulator: protein MTQLRPYRGVAAPQRLAERRRRFLQAGLDLLGETYDELTVRAICRRSGIATRHFYEAFIDKDEFVAAVFDSVIGEIATTTQAAVAAVPGPEQNRAGITNLVRTIADDARIGKLLFDPQLSNAVLVRKRAELGGFFAVLAGQHAQTVLNQQDSDQIKALAHFIVGGVNQTLHGWLAGSIALSREELIDFLTALLDTFPDPGRG, encoded by the coding sequence ATGACCCAGCTGCGGCCCTATCGCGGTGTCGCGGCGCCCCAGCGTCTGGCCGAGCGGCGCCGCCGCTTCCTGCAGGCTGGGCTGGATCTGCTCGGGGAGACCTATGACGAGCTCACGGTGCGGGCCATCTGCCGGCGCTCCGGCATCGCCACCCGGCACTTCTACGAGGCATTCATCGATAAGGACGAGTTCGTCGCCGCGGTGTTCGATTCCGTGATCGGCGAGATCGCCACCACCACCCAGGCGGCCGTGGCGGCCGTGCCGGGGCCGGAACAGAATCGGGCCGGCATCACGAATCTGGTGCGCACCATCGCCGACGACGCCCGGATCGGGAAGTTGCTCTTCGACCCTCAGCTGTCCAATGCGGTGCTGGTGCGCAAACGCGCCGAACTCGGTGGGTTCTTCGCCGTGCTGGCCGGCCAACACGCCCAGACCGTGCTGAACCAGCAGGACAGCGACCAGATCAAGGCCCTCGCGCATTTCATCGTCGGCGGAGTCAACCAGACCCTGCACGGCTGGCTGGCGGGCTCCATCGCACTGAGTCGCGAGGAGCTGATCGACTTCCTGACCGCGCTGCTCGATACCTTTCCCGACCCCGGCAGGGGCTAG
- a CDS encoding 2-hydroxyacid dehydrogenase, which yields MDFVAAESDWLDVRWCAEDDDTTLHRELPGADVIWHVLRPLSEADLGLAAQCRLVHKLGAGVNTIDVDAATRAGIAVANMPGANAPSVTEGTLLLMLAALRRLPVLDRATRAGRGWPSDPSLGETVRDIGGCTVGLVGYGNIAKQVEAVLKTLGARVLHTSTRDDGHPGWQPLPALLAESDIVSLHLPLTPATRHLIDRDALASMKPGAVLVNTARGPIVDEDALADALRAGRLGAAGLDVFAVEPVPPGNPLLELDNVVLTPHVTWYTVDTMRRYLEVAVDNCRRLRDGLPLANVVNQVN from the coding sequence ATGGATTTCGTTGCTGCAGAATCGGATTGGCTGGATGTCCGGTGGTGCGCAGAGGATGACGACACCACCTTGCACCGGGAGCTGCCCGGCGCCGACGTGATCTGGCATGTGCTGCGTCCGCTCTCGGAAGCCGATCTCGGCCTCGCCGCCCAGTGCCGACTGGTGCACAAGCTGGGCGCCGGGGTGAACACCATCGATGTCGACGCGGCGACCCGCGCCGGGATCGCCGTCGCGAACATGCCCGGCGCCAACGCGCCGTCGGTCACCGAGGGCACCCTGCTGTTGATGCTCGCCGCCCTGCGCAGGTTGCCCGTGCTGGATCGCGCCACCCGCGCGGGCCGCGGCTGGCCGTCGGACCCGAGCCTCGGGGAGACGGTGCGCGATATCGGCGGCTGCACGGTGGGGCTGGTCGGCTACGGGAACATCGCCAAACAGGTGGAGGCGGTACTCAAGACGCTGGGCGCCCGGGTGTTGCACACCAGCACCCGCGACGACGGCCACCCGGGCTGGCAGCCGTTACCGGCACTGCTCGCCGAGAGCGACATCGTCTCGCTGCACTTGCCGTTGACCCCGGCGACCCGGCACCTGATCGACCGGGACGCGCTGGCGTCGATGAAACCCGGCGCGGTGCTCGTCAACACCGCGCGCGGGCCGATCGTCGACGAGGACGCTCTGGCCGACGCGTTGCGCGCAGGCCGGCTGGGCGCGGCCGGCCTGGACGTCTTCGCCGTCGAACCCGTGCCACCCGGCAATCCCCTGCTGGAACTGGACAACGTGGTGCTGACCCCGCACGTCACCTGGTACACGGTCGACACCATGCGCCGCTATCTGGAGGTCGCGGTCGACAACTGTCGGCGGCTGCGGGACGGCCTTCCGCTCGCCAACGTGGTGAACCAAGTGAACTAG
- a CDS encoding alpha/beta hydrolase, translating into MTTKGQTPGVTREFVGMDSPTARRAGAGGHPCQGLYHRGVGRKPKVAVIATHYQIDFSEHYLADYLATRGIGFLGWNTRFRGFESTFLLDHALVDIGVGIRWLREVQGIETVVLLGNSGGGSLMAAYQAQAVHHHIAPLDGMRPAAGLADLPPADGYVASAAHPGRPDVLTAWMDASVIDENDALGTDPTLDLFDAKNGPPYSADFIARYRAAQVARNDAITDWAESELKRVRAAGYSDRPFTVLRTWADPRMVDPTLEPTRRQPNMCYAGPPVKANRSAYGIAAACTLRNWIGMWSLRHAQTRAEPHLALIDCPALVINAEQDTGVYPSDAQRIHDALASTDKARLSIDTDHYFTTPGARSEQADTIAKWIAKRWR; encoded by the coding sequence ATGACGACGAAGGGCCAGACGCCGGGGGTGACCCGGGAGTTCGTCGGAATGGATTCACCCACCGCGCGCCGCGCCGGGGCCGGCGGGCACCCCTGCCAAGGGCTCTACCATCGTGGGGTCGGCCGCAAGCCCAAGGTCGCGGTCATCGCGACGCATTATCAGATCGATTTCTCCGAGCACTACCTCGCCGACTACCTGGCCACCCGCGGAATCGGGTTCCTCGGCTGGAACACCCGCTTCCGCGGTTTCGAGAGCACCTTCCTGCTGGATCACGCCCTGGTCGACATCGGCGTCGGGATCCGCTGGCTACGCGAGGTGCAGGGCATCGAAACCGTGGTGCTGCTGGGCAATTCCGGTGGCGGCTCACTGATGGCCGCCTATCAGGCCCAGGCGGTGCACCACCATATCGCCCCGCTCGACGGGATGCGGCCGGCCGCGGGTCTCGCCGACCTGCCCCCGGCCGATGGTTACGTGGCCAGCGCCGCGCACCCCGGCCGGCCCGATGTGCTCACCGCGTGGATGGACGCCTCCGTCATCGACGAGAACGATGCGCTGGGAACCGATCCCACCCTGGACCTGTTCGACGCGAAGAACGGCCCGCCCTACTCGGCAGACTTCATCGCCCGCTACCGCGCCGCACAGGTGGCCCGCAACGATGCCATCACGGACTGGGCGGAGTCCGAGCTCAAACGTGTACGGGCCGCCGGGTATTCAGACCGGCCGTTCACGGTGTTGCGCACCTGGGCCGACCCCCGGATGGTCGACCCCACCCTGGAGCCGACGAGACGTCAGCCCAACATGTGCTACGCGGGCCCGCCGGTCAAGGCCAACCGATCCGCGTATGGCATCGCGGCTGCGTGCACACTGCGCAACTGGATCGGCATGTGGAGCCTGCGGCACGCCCAGACCAGGGCCGAACCCCATCTCGCGCTCATCGACTGCCCGGCCCTGGTGATCAACGCAGAGCAGGACACCGGCGTGTATCCCTCGGATGCCCAACGCATCCATGATGCTCTCGCCAGCACCGACAAGGCCCGGTTGTCGATCGACACCGACCACTACTTCACCACCCCGGGGGCCCGCAGCGAACAGGCCGATACCATCGCCAAGTGGATCGCGAAAAGGTGGCGCTGA
- a CDS encoding VOC family protein, with protein sequence MIKPDNPNSEFQLGGINHVALVCSDMQRTVDFYSGVLGMPLIKSLDLPGGMGQHFFFDAGNGDCVAFFWFTDAPDGIPGVSAPVALPGLGEITSAVTTMNHLAFHVPAEKFDEYREKLKAKGVRVGPVLNHDESEWQASPTLHPGVYVRSFYFQDPDGITLEFACWIKEFTEADTTTVPKTAADRRPRAVV encoded by the coding sequence ATGATCAAGCCCGACAACCCCAACTCGGAGTTCCAGCTCGGGGGGATCAATCACGTCGCATTGGTGTGCTCGGACATGCAGCGCACCGTCGACTTCTATTCCGGTGTGCTCGGCATGCCGTTGATCAAATCTCTGGACCTGCCGGGCGGAATGGGGCAGCACTTCTTCTTCGACGCCGGCAACGGCGATTGCGTGGCCTTCTTCTGGTTCACCGATGCCCCCGACGGAATTCCCGGGGTGTCGGCCCCGGTGGCACTGCCCGGTCTCGGGGAGATCACCAGTGCGGTGACCACCATGAACCACTTGGCCTTCCACGTGCCTGCCGAGAAGTTCGACGAGTATCGCGAGAAGCTCAAGGCCAAGGGCGTCCGTGTCGGCCCGGTGCTCAATCACGACGAAAGCGAATGGCAGGCCTCGCCGACCCTGCACCCAGGGGTATACGTGCGTTCCTTCTACTTCCAGGACCCGGATGGCATCACCCTGGAGTTCGCCTGCTGGATCAAGGAATTCACCGAGGCCGACACCACCACGGTGCCCAAGACCGCGGCCGACCGCCGGCCGCGCGCAGTCGTCTAG
- the fadD2 gene encoding long-chain-fatty-acid--CoA ligase FadD2 translates to MSSLTDLPAQAVAKAQQYLGRGAAELHYARKMFEAGALRLESPQAMAAMLADIRRWGEFGMIPALNARRHPDHVAVIDDDGEMTFGELDRAAHAVANGLRAKGVKGGDGVALLIRNHRWFLVGVYGAARVGARIILLNSEFSGPQIKEVSEREGARVIIYDDEYTAAVAQAEPALGKFRALATNPDSEEPSGSTDDTLADLIARSSKQPAPKVTKHSSVIILTSGTTGTPKGANRSTPPSLAPIGGVLSHVPFRSGEVTSLPAPMFHALGFLHATIAMMLGTTLVLRRRFKPATVLADIEKHKVTAIVVVPVMLSRMLDELEKTSPKPDLSSLRIVFVSGSQLGAELASRALRDLGPIIYNLYGSTEIAFATIARPKDLSINPATVGPPVKGITVKILDDNGNEQPQGEVGRIFVRNTFPFQGYTGGGGKQIIDGMLSSGDVGYFDEHGLLYVSGRDDEMIVCGGENVFPAEVEDLISGHPEVVEATALGVEDKEWGHRLRAFVVKAEGASIDEDVIKAYVKDNLARYKVPREVIFLDELPRNPTGKILKRELREIGSDSVEQ, encoded by the coding sequence ATGTCGAGTCTCACAGACCTGCCCGCTCAGGCAGTGGCCAAAGCCCAGCAATACCTCGGCCGCGGCGCCGCGGAGTTGCATTACGCCCGCAAGATGTTCGAGGCGGGAGCCCTGCGGCTCGAATCGCCGCAGGCGATGGCCGCCATGCTCGCCGATATCCGACGTTGGGGGGAGTTCGGGATGATCCCGGCGCTGAACGCCCGGCGCCATCCCGACCACGTCGCTGTCATCGACGACGACGGGGAGATGACCTTCGGTGAGCTGGACCGGGCCGCGCACGCGGTGGCCAACGGTCTGCGCGCCAAGGGGGTCAAAGGCGGCGACGGTGTCGCGCTGCTGATCCGCAACCACCGCTGGTTCCTGGTCGGGGTGTACGGCGCCGCCCGGGTGGGTGCCCGCATCATCCTGCTCAACAGTGAGTTCTCCGGGCCGCAGATCAAGGAGGTCTCCGAACGCGAGGGCGCGCGGGTCATCATCTACGACGACGAGTACACCGCGGCGGTCGCGCAGGCCGAGCCGGCGCTGGGCAAATTCCGGGCGCTGGCCACCAACCCCGATTCCGAGGAACCGTCGGGTTCCACCGACGACACCCTGGCCGACCTCATTGCGCGTAGCAGCAAGCAGCCCGCGCCGAAGGTGACCAAGCATTCGTCGGTCATCATTTTGACCAGCGGGACCACCGGCACCCCCAAGGGCGCCAACCGCAGCACGCCTCCCTCGCTCGCACCCATCGGCGGGGTGTTGTCCCACGTCCCGTTCAGGTCCGGGGAGGTCACCTCACTGCCGGCGCCGATGTTCCACGCGCTGGGCTTCCTGCACGCGACCATCGCGATGATGCTGGGGACCACGCTCGTGCTGCGCCGACGGTTCAAGCCGGCCACCGTGCTGGCCGATATCGAGAAGCACAAGGTGACCGCCATCGTGGTGGTCCCGGTGATGTTGTCGCGCATGCTCGACGAACTGGAGAAGACCTCGCCCAAGCCCGACCTGTCGAGCCTGCGGATCGTCTTCGTCTCCGGATCCCAGCTCGGCGCCGAACTCGCCAGCCGGGCGCTGCGCGACCTCGGGCCGATCATCTACAACCTGTACGGCTCGACCGAGATCGCGTTCGCCACCATTGCCCGGCCCAAGGATCTGTCCATCAACCCGGCGACCGTCGGCCCCCCGGTCAAGGGCATCACAGTGAAGATCCTCGACGACAACGGCAACGAGCAGCCACAGGGCGAGGTGGGGCGCATCTTCGTGCGCAACACCTTTCCGTTCCAGGGGTACACCGGCGGCGGCGGAAAACAGATCATCGACGGCATGTTGTCCTCCGGCGACGTGGGCTATTTCGACGAGCACGGGCTGCTCTATGTGTCGGGCCGTGATGACGAGATGATCGTGTGCGGCGGCGAGAACGTCTTCCCCGCCGAGGTCGAGGACCTCATCAGCGGGCACCCCGAGGTGGTCGAGGCCACCGCGCTGGGGGTCGAGGACAAGGAGTGGGGTCACCGGCTGCGTGCCTTCGTCGTCAAGGCCGAGGGCGCGAGCATCGACGAGGACGTCATCAAGGCCTACGTGAAGGACAACCTGGCCCGTTACAAGGTGCCGCGGGAGGTCATCTTCCTCGACGAGTTGCCGCGCAACCCGACCGGCAAGATCCTCAAGCGTGAGCTGCGCGAGATCGGCAGTGATTCCGTCGAGCAGTAG
- a CDS encoding TetR/AcrR family transcriptional regulator, translating into MTARVELPTARGRQTQAAIDAAARTVIARKGILAATIADIAAEAGRSTASYYNYYDSKEAMVREWAVRFRDEARDRVIAANEPGLSNAERAHAAAAAHWHTYRHRLAEIIAVSQLAMVSDDFAQYWAEICALPIALITKMVVQAQGEGYCAGDDPHLIAVALVSMLNQFCYTQLSGTGAQTADDDACIATLAAIFHRTIYHKETSLP; encoded by the coding sequence GTGACCGCTCGGGTTGAGCTGCCCACCGCGCGCGGGCGCCAGACGCAGGCCGCCATCGATGCGGCCGCTCGAACAGTGATCGCCCGCAAGGGAATTCTGGCTGCCACCATCGCCGATATCGCCGCCGAAGCCGGTCGCTCCACCGCGTCGTACTACAACTACTACGACTCCAAGGAAGCGATGGTGCGCGAGTGGGCCGTCCGCTTCCGCGATGAAGCGCGCGACCGGGTGATCGCGGCCAACGAGCCGGGACTGAGCAATGCCGAGCGTGCGCACGCCGCCGCGGCCGCGCACTGGCACACCTACCGACATCGGCTCGCCGAGATCATCGCGGTGTCCCAGCTGGCCATGGTCAGCGACGATTTCGCGCAGTACTGGGCAGAAATCTGCGCCCTGCCCATCGCGCTGATCACGAAAATGGTGGTCCAGGCGCAGGGCGAGGGCTACTGCGCCGGCGATGACCCGCATCTGATCGCCGTCGCCCTGGTGTCCATGCTGAACCAGTTCTGCTACACCCAACTTTCGGGCACCGGCGCGCAGACCGCCGATGACGACGCCTGCATTGCCACCCTGGCCGCGATCTTCCACCGGACGATCTATCACAAGGAGACCTCACTGCCATGA
- a CDS encoding acyl-CoA dehydrogenase, with the protein MPIAINSEHNDLADSVRSLVAKVAPSDVLHEALETPISNPPPYWKAAAEQGLHGVHLSEAVGGQGFGILELAITLAEFGYGAVPGPFVPSAIASALISAHDTESALLKDLATGASIAAYAIDSGLTATRQGDTLVIRGEARAVPAAAQASWLVLPVSIDSSEEWVVLDADTVEIEEVKSLDPLRPLAHVRVSAVEVGADRVLSNLTRDHALALITTLLSAECIGVARWSTDTATEYAKIREQFGRPIGQFQAIKHKCAGMIAETERATAAVWDAARAIDEFHGGSDDSKYQFAAAVAGTLAPEAAQHTAQECIQVHGGIGFTWEHDTNIYYRRALVLVASFGRAADYPQRVVDTATGAGLRKLDIDLDPDTEKIREEIRAEVAGLKAIAREERNAAIAEGGWVQPHLPKPWGRNAAPIEQIIIAQEFSTGRVARPQMGIAAWIIPSIVAYGTDEQQQQFLPPTFRGEMIWCQLFSEPGAGSDLASLTTKATKVDGGWRITGQKIWTTGAQFSQWGALLARTDPTAPKHNGITYFLLDMKSEGVEVKPLRELTGDAMFNTVFIDDVFVPDSMVLGEVDRGWEVSRNTLTNERVSIGSAEPPFLASLEQFVEFVRDGQFDQIEQNHAGKLIAEGYAAKVLNLRSTLLTLAGGDPMPAAAISKLLSMKTGQGYAEFGVSSFGTDGAIGDKEQDPGKWSERLLFSRATTIYGGTTEVQLNIIAERLLGLPRDP; encoded by the coding sequence GTGCCCATCGCGATCAACTCTGAACACAATGACCTGGCCGACTCGGTCCGGTCGCTGGTAGCCAAAGTCGCCCCGTCAGACGTCCTGCACGAGGCCCTGGAGACGCCGATCTCCAACCCGCCCCCGTACTGGAAGGCCGCTGCCGAGCAGGGCCTGCACGGTGTGCACCTGTCCGAGGCCGTCGGCGGCCAGGGCTTCGGGATTCTGGAACTGGCCATCACGCTCGCCGAGTTCGGCTACGGCGCGGTACCCGGACCGTTCGTGCCGTCCGCGATCGCCAGCGCACTGATCTCGGCTCACGACACCGAGTCCGCGCTGCTCAAGGATCTGGCGACCGGAGCGAGCATTGCCGCCTACGCCATCGACTCCGGGCTGACCGCCACCCGCCAGGGCGACACGCTCGTCATCCGCGGTGAGGCACGGGCTGTGCCGGCCGCCGCGCAGGCCTCGTGGCTGGTCCTGCCGGTGTCGATCGACAGCAGTGAGGAATGGGTGGTCCTCGACGCCGACACCGTCGAGATCGAGGAGGTCAAGAGTCTCGATCCGCTTCGGCCCCTGGCCCATGTCCGGGTCAGCGCCGTCGAGGTCGGTGCCGACCGGGTGCTGTCGAACCTCACCCGCGACCACGCCCTCGCGCTCATCACCACGCTGCTGTCGGCCGAGTGCATCGGCGTCGCCCGGTGGTCCACCGACACCGCGACCGAATACGCCAAGATCCGCGAGCAGTTCGGCCGGCCCATCGGCCAGTTCCAGGCCATCAAACACAAGTGCGCCGGCATGATCGCCGAGACCGAGCGGGCCACCGCCGCGGTCTGGGACGCCGCCCGCGCGATCGACGAATTCCACGGCGGCAGTGACGATTCCAAGTACCAGTTCGCCGCCGCGGTCGCGGGCACGCTGGCACCGGAAGCGGCCCAGCACACCGCCCAGGAGTGCATCCAGGTGCACGGCGGCATCGGCTTCACCTGGGAGCATGACACCAACATCTACTACCGCCGGGCCCTGGTGTTGGTCGCCAGCTTCGGCCGGGCCGCCGACTATCCCCAGCGGGTCGTCGACACCGCGACCGGCGCGGGGTTGCGCAAGCTGGACATCGACCTGGACCCCGACACCGAGAAGATCCGCGAAGAAATCCGCGCCGAGGTGGCGGGCCTGAAAGCCATTGCACGCGAAGAGCGCAACGCGGCGATCGCCGAAGGTGGCTGGGTGCAGCCGCATCTGCCCAAGCCGTGGGGTCGCAATGCGGCACCGATCGAGCAGATCATCATCGCCCAGGAGTTCTCGACCGGACGGGTCGCCCGCCCGCAGATGGGCATCGCCGCGTGGATCATTCCGTCCATCGTCGCCTACGGCACCGATGAGCAGCAGCAGCAGTTCCTGCCGCCGACCTTCCGCGGCGAGATGATCTGGTGCCAGCTGTTTTCCGAGCCGGGCGCGGGATCGGATCTGGCCAGCCTGACCACCAAGGCCACCAAGGTCGACGGTGGCTGGCGCATCACCGGCCAGAAGATCTGGACCACCGGCGCGCAGTTCTCCCAGTGGGGTGCGCTGCTGGCTCGGACCGACCCGACCGCACCGAAACACAATGGCATCACCTACTTCCTGCTGGACATGAAGTCCGAGGGTGTCGAGGTGAAGCCGCTGCGCGAACTCACCGGTGACGCCATGTTCAACACGGTGTTCATCGACGACGTGTTCGTGCCGGACTCCATGGTGCTCGGCGAGGTGGACCGCGGCTGGGAGGTCAGCCGTAACACCCTGACCAACGAGCGGGTGTCGATCGGCAGCGCCGAACCGCCGTTCCTGGCCAGCCTGGAGCAGTTCGTGGAGTTCGTCCGCGACGGCCAGTTCGACCAGATCGAACAGAACCATGCGGGCAAGCTGATCGCCGAAGGTTATGCGGCCAAGGTGCTCAACCTGCGCTCGACGCTGCTCACCCTTGCCGGTGGGGATCCGATGCCGGCCGCGGCCATCTCCAAGCTGTTGTCCATGAAGACCGGTCAGGGTTATGCCGAGTTCGGGGTGTCCTCGTTCGGCACCGACGGCGCCATCGGCGACAAGGAGCAGGACCCGGGCAAGTGGTCGGAGCGGTTGCTGTTCAGCCGCGCCACCACCATCTACGGCGGCACCACCGAGGTGCAGCTCAACATCATTGCCGAGCGTCTGCTCGGCCTGCCCCGCGACCCGTAA
- a CDS encoding STAS domain-containing protein — translation MTIAFRYGNPAVECDGAELRAQCRHLAMVVTVSGAIDDDNFDRLTQKVRRLVLAEKPFALDLSDVTYLSARGVSLLYALDDECDIAGVEWALIASPEVLDVLRLLDDAFPITVSVPEALHHFAEGTLARRRLLPLLHKTA, via the coding sequence ATGACGATCGCATTTCGCTACGGCAACCCGGCGGTCGAGTGCGACGGCGCCGAACTGCGAGCACAATGCCGCCACCTCGCGATGGTGGTGACCGTCTCAGGTGCCATCGATGACGACAACTTCGATCGACTCACCCAGAAGGTCCGCCGACTGGTCCTCGCGGAAAAGCCGTTCGCACTCGATCTGAGTGACGTGACGTACCTGTCCGCGCGTGGTGTGTCTCTCCTCTACGCCCTCGATGATGAGTGCGATATCGCCGGAGTCGAGTGGGCGCTCATCGCGAGCCCCGAGGTTCTCGATGTCCTGCGACTGCTCGACGACGCATTCCCCATCACGGTCTCCGTCCCGGAGGCGCTGCACCACTTCGCCGAGGGCACCCTGGCCCGGCGTCGGCTGCTCCCACTCCTGCACAAGACCGCATAA
- a CDS encoding cupin domain-containing protein produces the protein MSEAWKTAVTVLQETQPVIPPDAHVMTIVIEYPPGDPGAPPHRHPGPAFGYVIEGEMLFELEGQSPRVVRAGEAFWEPGGDVIHYSDGNNRADIPSKFTVTMICVPGRPMLELVDPQELARRKDRRWRPQ, from the coding sequence ATGTCTGAGGCTTGGAAGACGGCGGTGACCGTCCTGCAGGAAACACAACCGGTGATCCCGCCGGACGCGCACGTGATGACCATCGTCATCGAGTACCCGCCCGGTGATCCGGGAGCCCCTCCGCACCGTCATCCGGGGCCGGCGTTCGGGTACGTCATCGAGGGCGAGATGCTCTTCGAATTGGAGGGTCAGTCACCGCGCGTGGTCCGAGCCGGGGAGGCGTTCTGGGAGCCGGGCGGTGATGTCATCCACTACAGCGACGGCAACAACCGCGCCGATATCCCGAGCAAGTTCACCGTGACGATGATCTGCGTTCCCGGTCGGCCGATGTTGGAGCTGGTCGACCCCCAGGAGTTGGCTCGACGCAAAGACCGGCGGTGGCGTCCGCAGTGA
- a CDS encoding DNA polymerase domain-containing protein, with product MGASAGSRRTLEVGGHEVSVSNPDKVVFPAADGRPPITKIALVDYYRSVAEGALRGVHNRPMILKRFVKGIGEEAIFQKRAPEKRPDFVGVAELRYASGTSAKEAVITDAAGLVWAVGLGCIDFNPHPVQAEDLEHPDELRVDLDPMPGVDWGEILAVAEVTRGVLEDHGLTPWPKTSGSRGFHIYARIRPDWPYKQVRLAAESVAREVERRAPELATSRWWKEERGARVFVDFNQNAKDRTVASAYSVRARPDARVSTPLHWGEVPGCRPELFTVGTVGARFAEIGDPWAEMDAHPGDLTELLALADRLGPAEKPPPKKSVDGRRTSQMPLIEVARTKTRDEAMAALEVWRDRHREASERLEPVDILIDGMRGPSSIWYRVRINLQHVPEGLRPPQEALIADYSPWHNYSGNQSAH from the coding sequence ATGGGCGCTTCGGCCGGCAGTCGCAGGACGCTGGAGGTCGGCGGTCACGAGGTGTCCGTCAGCAACCCCGACAAGGTGGTCTTCCCCGCGGCCGACGGCCGGCCGCCGATCACCAAGATCGCCCTCGTCGACTACTACCGCAGCGTTGCCGAGGGTGCGCTGCGCGGCGTGCACAACCGGCCGATGATTCTCAAACGCTTCGTCAAGGGCATCGGGGAAGAGGCGATCTTCCAGAAACGGGCACCGGAGAAGCGCCCGGACTTCGTCGGCGTCGCCGAGTTGAGATACGCGTCCGGGACATCGGCCAAGGAAGCGGTCATCACCGACGCCGCCGGCCTGGTCTGGGCGGTCGGCCTCGGCTGTATCGACTTCAACCCGCACCCGGTGCAGGCAGAAGACCTGGAGCATCCCGATGAGCTGCGCGTCGACCTCGACCCGATGCCCGGGGTCGACTGGGGCGAGATTCTGGCGGTCGCGGAGGTCACCCGCGGGGTGCTGGAAGACCACGGCCTGACCCCCTGGCCCAAGACCTCCGGCTCCCGCGGGTTCCACATCTATGCGCGCATCCGCCCGGACTGGCCGTACAAGCAGGTGCGGCTGGCCGCCGAGTCGGTGGCCAGAGAGGTGGAGCGGCGGGCGCCGGAGCTGGCCACGTCCCGGTGGTGGAAGGAAGAACGCGGCGCGCGGGTGTTCGTCGACTTCAACCAGAACGCCAAGGACCGCACGGTGGCCTCGGCCTATTCGGTGCGCGCCAGGCCTGATGCGCGGGTATCCACCCCATTGCACTGGGGCGAGGTGCCCGGTTGCCGGCCCGAGCTGTTCACCGTCGGCACGGTGGGGGCCCGGTTCGCCGAGATCGGCGATCCGTGGGCGGAGATGGATGCCCACCCGGGCGATCTGACCGAACTGCTGGCCCTCGCCGATCGGTTGGGGCCTGCGGAGAAGCCGCCGCCGAAGAAGAGCGTCGACGGACGGCGGACCTCGCAGATGCCACTCATCGAAGTTGCCAGGACCAAAACCCGCGACGAGGCGATGGCGGCACTGGAGGTGTGGCGCGACCGCCACCGCGAGGCGTCCGAGCGGCTCGAACCGGTGGACATCCTGATCGATGGAATGCGCGGTCCGAGTTCGATTTGGTACCGCGTCCGGATAAATCTGCAGCACGTGCCCGAAGGGCTCCGGCCGCCCCAGGAGGCGTTGATCGCGGACTACTCGCCGTGGCACAACTATTCGGGAAATCAGTCCGCACACTGA
- a CDS encoding SDR family NAD(P)-dependent oxidoreductase — MNIDLSGRTALVTGSTQGIGLAIAQGLASAGARVIVNGRTQARVDEAVAGIRGGPGGGDAVGFAGDVADADGATALVAEFPGVDVLVNNLGIFEAVPAREVTDAQWQRYFEVNVLSAVRLIRAYLPSMIDNGWGRAIQIASDSAIVTPAEMIHYGVSKTALLAVTRGFAKDAAGTGVTVNSVIAGPTHTAGVEEFVYQLVDKALPWEEAQREFMRAHRPQSLLQRLIEPAEIANMVTYLASPLASATTGGALRVDGGYVDAILP, encoded by the coding sequence GTGAACATCGACCTTTCCGGCAGGACCGCACTCGTCACCGGCTCCACCCAGGGCATCGGCCTGGCCATCGCGCAAGGACTGGCCTCGGCCGGTGCGCGCGTCATCGTCAACGGCCGCACCCAGGCCCGGGTCGACGAGGCGGTGGCCGGTATCAGGGGCGGTCCCGGCGGCGGCGATGCCGTCGGTTTCGCCGGTGATGTCGCCGACGCCGACGGCGCCACGGCCTTGGTCGCCGAGTTCCCCGGCGTCGATGTGTTGGTGAACAACCTGGGCATCTTCGAGGCGGTACCGGCGCGCGAGGTCACCGACGCACAGTGGCAGCGCTACTTCGAGGTCAACGTGCTCTCTGCGGTCCGGCTGATCCGGGCCTATCTGCCGTCGATGATCGACAACGGTTGGGGCCGAGCCATCCAGATCGCCAGCGATTCGGCGATCGTCACCCCGGCCGAGATGATCCACTACGGGGTGTCCAAGACCGCGCTGCTCGCCGTCACCCGCGGATTCGCCAAGGATGCCGCGGGGACCGGCGTCACGGTGAACTCGGTGATCGCCGGACCGACTCATACCGCGGGCGTCGAAGAATTCGTCTATCAGTTGGTGGACAAGGCCCTGCCCTGGGAGGAGGCGCAGCGCGAGTTCATGCGCGCGCACCGCCCACAGTCGTTGCTGCAGAGGCTCATCGAGCCGGCGGAGATCGCCAACATGGTGACCTACCTCGCGTCGCCGCTGGCCTCGGCGACCACCGGTGGGGCGCTGCGCGTCGACGGGGGTTACGTCGACGCGATCCTGCCCTGA